TGAAACGCGTCTTTCCTGCAGCATACCTTTTCACTCTTTCCGGAGTGTCATTTGGGAAACCACAAACATAAAactgaataaaaaaataatttaatgagaTGACTATAGCCAAATGAAGATACGAAACTTTCTTATCTGgaaagagaaaattgagaaaggAAAAGATGGTGAGGAagtaaaatgaatggaaaaaatGCAAGAGCTTTGTAACTTACAGTATTGCCGGCAGATGCCAAAAAATAGCGATCAAGATAAGGACAGATGGCTTGTACTACTCCATGCCATGTAGTTGAATAATCTGATCGGAACTGCCACATttcattttcatcaagtttggtGCAGTCAGAACTATTATCATCAGTGCTGCTGCCAAGGCTACTGCTTGATAGCTGTTCAGGAACATGCCCAACAGTTTCATTGAAAGGTGACGTTTTTTGAGATGACGACCCCGCCTTCGAACAGAAGGTCATTGAACCACTATCTGAATTTTGCACATGAACAAGGCTGAGAACAAGAAGACGACCCTTAGCACTGCAAAGAAGCATCCCATCAGAATATATATGGTAATCAATGTGAAACGTATAAATTTCCAAAACCATAACTATCGGACAACAGATAGAACATATGAATTTGTTTTACCATTAATTATGTAGTATAGGATTATCAGCCTGTGATGCATGAGTCAAAATCTACTTTTAGTGATTGGATGCGTATACACGCTCCTATAAAAGGAACTTGCAAGAAGCTTACTAGCAGCTTGCTCATTTAAAGCATAAAAGCCATATGCAACTCAGAAAAGAGGAGCAACCAACAAAGTGATACTTAAAGGGAAAGCAACTTCCATCACTTATCTAGTGATATTGATATACAAGGAAAATTAAAAGACAATGAAAGCTCGATGACATACTTCTCAGCTTCACCACTGGAGATTACGGGTGGACCAGAATACAGACTAGTTCCAACCACAAGCACCTGCTCATTTCTAAACCTAATTAATGCCATGGAAGTTGCTGTTTCTCCTTGTTTCATTCGAAAAGAAGATACTACTGACCCACTTAggggatccacacaacatatgtCAGACAAACATGCACCAATACTCAGTTCAGTCCTCATCACAAGTAACATCCGACTTTCGTTGTGATACAAGACTTTCCGTGGAGTGCCCGCTAAATGAAACTTCCTCATATTAAGTCTCTTGCTGTGGACCATCTCCACCTAAAGCATCAAGAGATAAATATATTGTAAGTCAAGATAGCAACACATACAAGAGAACCACTTACAACACAAAATCAGGAATGAAAATTGTGGTTGTTTCTTGAAGAGGAAGAAAGTTTAAGTGAAAATAAATCGATCTTATCACCAAGAAAATTACATTTCTTGTGTAATAACTGCAACAAGACCCTCCAATAAAACTATGCCCAGCATCTCATAGTTAAACAACTGACAGTAATCACAACACACACAATATATCTTTGGACAGTAATATGCATGTAAGTATAAGCATCTTCAACGCACTATAAgttaaaagagaaagaacaaccaaagaaaaacaagaaataagCAATGTAACAGCAATGATACTGTAATATGCTTTTCTTACCAGATGCAAACTGTTTTCAGCAACAAATAATATTCCTTTTGGACAGTCAATAGAGCAAACAGGAGTTACATGTGAAGATGGTTGAAATGAGATAGAAGTATAGGAAATGCTGTGTCTTGCACTATGCAACAACCAAGCTCTATCACTCAGTGCAATTATATCAGCATCAAGTGTGTCATCCAGGGGCACCAAGAAAACTGGAGTAATGCCAATGCGACGAATGGCAATCAATTGAAGCATGCAAGGAAGGTTATTTCTCACGTTGAAAGCCTCGGCCATAGAATTTACCAAATTTATAGAAGATAAAGCAGTGTCCACGTTTATTGATGAAGAGTGAGACGATTCTGTTGGCCACTCAAAGCGGAGGAGCATTCCATTCCTCAATCCAGCAAGAACATAATACTTATCAACAAATACGAGTCGTACATCTTGAGGTATGCAAAAACTTTTAGCAGTCCCCATTGTACTTTTTAATGAAATTGTACCACAAGCAACTACCATGACTCCACCATTCGgatcaaaagaccaaatttccaCAGAAGGCCTATGAGTGCCAATAACAAATGTTTTATTGATGTCCACTCCGCTTACAAAAGAAGCAATTGAGCTATTAATTTCTGAAATGGATGAATTTGATTGTTTTTTTCCATACATAGGTCTAGGAATGGAAATACATGATAATTCGTTCTGCAGTTCCAAATGTTGCatttcataaatttcatattGATAACCTGATAGCACTCTAACCCCAAGGATAAACAAAAAACATGGGTTAGAAGTTGACACAACTATGAAATTATGCCCAACTGCTCCCAGACTAATATTCAGATTGTCTGGGGACCAAGATGTGCAAATAGGAGAAGACAAAGGGATGCCTTCAGAATGACCATCCTTAGTAGGCAAACAAAGCTTAACAGTAGATTGGTAAATCTGAACAAGCAAACCATCACTTACAAGGCCACACGCCAAAGTACAGACATTAGGTTGGAAACCAACAGAATCAGTCACATCAGTAAAACTTAAGCCAACTGACAATATTCTGGTCTCCCCAAGAAATGATAGAACTAGAAAAGAATGATACGAATCCGTAATTTTCATTCGAACAGTCCAAGTACCAGCTACCCCTTCATAAGTAGAAGGGGTTCTGAGTAGCTTTTCTACATTGATACCACTTTGAATAATCCTTAATGACCCCTCAGGTGTCACACCACAGCAAGCAAACATTTGCTCATGCTTCTCATCATGATAATCCCCAGCTGCCACATCGAAGATTGGTGAAATGTTTTGAATAAGATTTGTAAAGGATAGTCTTCCATCT
The Vicia villosa cultivar HV-30 ecotype Madison, WI linkage group LG6, Vvil1.0, whole genome shotgun sequence genome window above contains:
- the LOC131610877 gene encoding uncharacterized protein LOC131610877 isoform X3; the encoded protein is MAVSEEECSSVKSASPSSSSYSPSSPPPRYYLSKCVLRGSAVLQVLYANLRSPSSNDVVFGKETSIELVVIDEDGNVQTVCDQPVFGIIKDLAVLPWNEKFRARRPPQTQGKDLLVALSDSGKLSLLTFCNEMNRFFPITHVQLSDPGHMRDIPGRMLAIDSSGCFIAASAYEDRLALFSMSTSMTGSDIIDERIIYPSESERTAISSRTIQKTSISGTIWSMCFISLDIRQPSNEHNPVLAIILNRKGAALNELLLLEWNVKSHTISVISQYVDAGPLAHNIVEVPNSLGLAFLFRAGDVLLMDFRDPHNPLCVYKTCLNILPFAMEEQTYMDDSCKLHDLDDEGFSVAACALLQLSDFDPMCIDSDSGNTNSGLKFICSWSWEPENHKVPRMIFCVDTGEFFMIEVFLDSDGPKFSLSECLYKGLPCKELLWVKGGYLASMVEMGDSVVLKLRDGRLSFTNLIQNISPIFDVAAGDYHDEKHEQMFACCGVTPEGSLRIIQSGINVEKLLRTPSTYEGVAGTWTVRMKITDSYHSFLVLSFLGETRILSVGLSFTDVTDSVGFQPNVCTLACGLVSDGLLVQIYQSTVKLCLPTKDGHSEGIPLSSPICTSWSPDNLNISLGAVGHNFIVVSTSNPCFLFILGVRVLSGYQYEIYEMQHLELQNELSCISIPRPMYGKKQSNSSISEINSSIASFVSGVDINKTFVIGTHRPSVEIWSFDPNGGVMVVACGTISLKSTMGTAKSFCIPQDVRLVFVDKYYVLAGLRNGMLLRFEWPTESSHSSSINVDTALSSINLVNSMAEAFNVRNNLPCMLQLIAIRRIGITPVFLVPLDDTLDADIIALSDRAWLLHSARHSISYTSISFQPSSHVTPVCSIDCPKGILFVAENSLHLVEMVHSKRLNMRKFHLAGTPRKVLYHNESRMLLVMRTELSIGACLSDICCVDPLSGSVVSSFRMKQGETATSMALIRFRNEQVLVVGTSLYSGPPVISSGEAENAKGRLLVLSLVHVQNSDSGSMTFCSKAGSSSQKTSPFNETVGHVPEQLSSSSLGSSTDDNSSDCTKLDENEMWQFRSDYSTTWHGVVQAICPYLDRYFLASAGNTFYVCGFPNDTPERVKRYAAGKTRFMIKSLTACFRRIAVGDSRDGILFYSYHEEAKKLEQLYGDPSFRLVANCLLMDDNTAIVSDRKGSIAVLCSDHLEAPNNVRSECNLRISCAYFMAEIAVSIQKANSSPECSTSILMNLV
- the LOC131610877 gene encoding uncharacterized protein LOC131610877 isoform X4; the encoded protein is MAVSEEECSSVKSASPSSSSYSPSSPPPRYYLSKCVLRGSAVLQVLYANLRSPSSNDVVFGKETSIELVVIDEDGNVQTVCDQPVFGIIKDLAVLPWNEKFRARRPPQTQGKDLLVALSDSGKLSLLTFCNEMNRFFPITHVQLSDPGHMRDIPGRMLAIDSSGCFIAASAYEDRLALFSMSTSMTGSDIIDERIIYPSESERTAISSRTIQKTSISGTIWSMCFISLDIRQPSNEHNPVLAIILNRKGAALNELLLLEWNVKSHTISVISQYVDAGPLAHNIVEVPNSLGLAFLFRAGDVLLMDFRDPHNPLCVYKTCLNILPFAMEEQTYMDDSCKLHDLDDEGFSVAACALLQLSDFDPMCIDSDSGNTNSGLKFICSWSWEPENHKVPRMIFCVDTGEFFMIEVFLDSDGPKFSLSECLYKGLPCKELLWVKGGYLASMVEMGDSVVLKLRDGRLSFTNLIQNISPIFDVAAGDYHDEKHEQMFACCGVTPEGSLRIIQSGINVEKLLRTPSTYEGVAGTWTVRMKITDSYHSFLVLSFLGETRILSVGLSFTDVTDSVGFQPNVCTLACGLVSDGLLVQIYQSTVKLCLPTKDGHSEGIPLSSPICTSWSPDNLNISLGAVGHNFIVVSTSNPCFLFILGVRVLSGYQYEIYEMQHLELQNELSCISIPRPMYGKKQSNSSISEINSSIASFVSGVDINKTFVIGTHRPSVEIWSFDPNGGVMVVACGTISLKSTMGTAKSFCIPQDVRLVFVDKYYVLAGLRNGMLLRFEWPTESSHSSSINVDTALSSINLVNSMAEAFNVRNNLPCMLQLIAIRRIGITPVFLVPLDDTLDADIIALSDRAWLLHSARHSISYTSISFQPSSHVTPVCSIDCPKGILFVAENSLHLVEMVHSKRLNMRKFHLAGTPRKVLYHNESRMLLVMRTELSIGACLSDICCVDPLSGSVVSSFRMKQGETATSMALIRFRNEQVLVVGTSLYSGPPVISSGEAENAKGRLLVLSLVHVQNSDSGSMTFCSKAGSSSQKTSPFNETVGHVPEQLSSSSLGSSTDDNSSDCTKLDENEMWQFRSDYSTTWHGVVQAICPYLDRYFLASAGNTFYVCGFPNDTPERVKRYAAGKTRFMIKSLTACFRRIAVGDSRDGILFYSYHEEAKKLEQLYGDPSFRLVANCLLMDDNTAIVSDRKGSIAVLCSDHLEDEIILLGESKRRI